The window CCAAGCTGCGCGAGGTCGCCAGGTATCTGGACTCGATCCAGAGCCGGCTGGAGAGCCCCGAGGCATTGGAGAACGTCAACCCGGACCAGTTCGACGTGGTGTTCTACCCCGGTGGACACGGCCCCATGGAGGATCTGGCCTACGACCCGGTCTCGGGCGCACTGCTCACCCACGTCCTCCGCTCCGGCAAGCCGCTGGCACTCCTGTGCCACGCGCCGGCCGCCACGCTGGCTGCCAAGAACGAGGACGGGACATGGCCATTCGCCGGCTACCGGATGACCGGCCTCTCCAACACCGAGGAAAAGCTCAACAGCTTCGGCCGCAAGGCTCCCTGGTTCCTCGAGGACCGCCTGCGCGAGGGCGGTGCGGATTACGTCAAGGCGCGCCTGCCCCTGCTCCCGTTCGTGGTGGTCGACCGCAATGTGTACACCGGCCAGAACCCCACTTCTTCCGAGCGACTGGCCAAGCGACTGGTGGCCGATACGGCTGATCCGGCGCGCTAGTTCGGCGGAGGGACTGCCGTCGGCGAGGCCGCCTCGGCCCCGGTCAGGCACAGCGTCATCAACCGCGTGAGCCGGGGGCGACCTCGGAGGCCACCTCCGGATACAGTGCGCGCGACGGCAGCCTGGTTGTTCAAGGCACGCCGATCACGGCCGCCATGCTCACGGCGGGATGGGGCAGCAGCACCTCCTCGATCTCCCGCGGGCAGAGGTCCTGCGCGACGGCTGGTCCTCGCGGGCGCGTGCCCGCGGCGGCTGACCGGCCGCCCGCCCGAGTTCTGCCGGAAGCAGCCATGGCCGAGACGGCCACCGGCGGCACCTGGCAGGAACACACGGGAGTGACGGGCCTGTTGGACGGTTCGCCGTACGGGCCGCGCCCGGAGCGTGAACGCGTGCATTCTGCGAGATCGCGGGACTGGGCTGGGTCGCGGACTCGGAGCTGTGGGGGCCGCCGTCGGACGACACCCTCGTGTCGGTCGCGGCGAAGTGCCAGCACGCCCCGGGCTGCACGATCGTCATCACCCCGCGGCCGAATCCCGGCGGCGTGGTTTAGCCTCCCGGGTGAAGGAAGGCCGCATGTCCGAGTGGATCGATCCCCGGCACGCGAACCTGGTGGCGGCGTGGAAGCGCGCGCAGCAGCCGGCGTCCAGGCATCCGCAGCAGAAAAGGCCCGTGCGGGGGTTCGTCATCCCGCCCAAGCCCTAACAGCAGCACGGCGGCTGTCCCCTTGGCCGGCCGCCCTCGAGCGCCCGCCCCGTCGGAGGACCGGAAACTCTGGCGGGGCGGGTAAGAGCGAAGAGGCCCCAGCCGGTGGTGCGTTCCGGCTGGGGCCTCTTCCCTGTTCCCTCGTTACAGGGGGCGGATGTTCTCCGCCTGCGGGCCCTTCTGGCCCTGCGTAACGTCGAACTCGACCTTCTGGCCCTCCTGAAGCTCACGGAAGCCCTGGGTGGCGATGTTCGAGTAGTGGGCGAAGACGTCGGGGCCGCCACCCTCCTGCTCGATGAAGCCGAAGCCCTTTTCCGCGTTGAACCACTTCACAGTGCCCTTGGCCATGCCTGTCTCCTTCGAAAGGACTCGTATCGGGTCTCGCACCGTGCGGGACCCGGAGGTGATCGCCCTGGTCCGGAGAGGCTGTCGAACAGCAAAAACGCCCGCGATTGCGATCACGGGCGAACGGGACTTCGGAACCACGACTGCTGGTCACGACGCTACACCGGCTGGTGAGGCTCGGCCACGCGGTTCCGGTCATCGTGGCGTGTTGCCCCGACGTGCCGCATGCGTGCCAACGTCTCACGAAGGCCCAGTCAGTGGCTGGCGACGCCTCCCTTATGCGGTTATGCCCGAGCAACGCTAGAAGCCCGCCCGTCCCGGGGCTCCTCGGACCACCCACCGGATCTACGTCATGGACTTCGGTCAGGGCACCGCTTCAGCCATCGACTTCCGGGGCGGCCACCTAGCAGATTAAGCAGCGAAGCAACAGCTACATCACGCTGATCGGCCCTCCTGACAAGCGGGTGTTCGTCAACGCCAACGCCCGGTCCGAGGAAACCGACCCCACGAAGTTCACTGCCGGTCCGAAGGGCCTCAACCACCAGAATCAGATCCAGTGGCGTGACGCCCGCACGGGCAAGCTCCTCGCCGCCTCCGACTTCTACGCACCGTCCACCACGGGCGGAACCGTGCCCCCCGGCTACGGAGGCCTGATCTACAACTTCTTCTACGACGGCCGCGGTATGGCCCTGAAGGTTCGCGGTCACCAGGCCCTCTGGGCTTCACCCTTTTCTGCGCGGAATGGCGGCGACTGTCAACCGGAGGATCCTTTGGTGGGTCGCTACGCCGGTTCTTCGTGCCGGTTGTGACAATGCGATTCATGATCCCCAAAGTGGACGCGCCCGGGAATTCGGCCACTCTGTGGGTCGTGTTGCTGACGCTCGCGGCAGGTCAGTTTCTGATGGCGCTCGACAGTTCCGTCATGAACGTGTCGATCGCGAGCGTGGCCGACGACGTGGGCACGACCGTGTCCGGGATCCAGGGCGCCATCACTGCCTACACGCTCGTGATGGCGATGCTCATGATCCCCGGCGGCAAGGTCGGCGCTCTGATCGGCCGCAAGCGGGCCTTCATGATCGGCTGCGCCATCTACGGCTGTGGGTCACTGACCACGGCGCTCGCCCCGAACCTGACGGTTCTCCTGGTCGGCTGGTCGTTCCTCGAGGGCGTCGGCGCCGCACTGATCCTGCCCGCGATCGTGGCGCTCGTCGCCGGCAATTTCTCCACGCAGCGAAGGCCAGCCGCCTACGGTCTCGTCGCCGCCGCCGGGGCCGTGGCGATCGCGTTGGGGCCGCTCATCGGAGGCGTGGCGACGACGTACTTTTCCTGGCGGTGGGTGTTCGCTGGGGAAGTGGTGCTGGTGCTCGCCATCCTGGTGCTCGCCCGCCGGGTCGCCGACGCGGCGCCCGCCCAGAGGCCGCGCGTCGATCTCATCGGTGCCGTGCTCTCCGCCCTGGGGCTCGGCATCTTCGTGTTCGGTGTCCTGCGCTCGGGGGAGTGGGGCTGGTTCCGGCCGAATCTCGGCGCCCCGTCGTGGCTTGGCGTCTCGCCGGTCGTGTGGCTCGTCCTGGCGGGCCTGTTCCTGATCTGGAGCTTCCTGCGCTGGGAGGCCCGGCTGGTCAAGCGGGGCAGGGAGCCGCTCGTGGACCCGGTGCTGCTGGAGAACAAGCAGCTGACGGGCGGCCTGACCATGTTCTTCTTCCAGTACCTCGTACAGATGGGTGTGTTCTTCGTCGTACCGCTCTACCTGTCGGTCGCGCT of the Streptomyces sp. 1222.5 genome contains:
- a CDS encoding type 1 glutamine amidotransferase domain-containing protein: MTTVLFVVSAADHWTLNDGTKHPSGFWGEELAMPHKIFSEAGWDVTIATPGGKAPTLDRLSMSRTAGLPSKLREVARYLDSIQSRLESPEALENVNPDQFDVVFYPGGHGPMEDLAYDPVSGALLTHVLRSGKPLALLCHAPAATLAAKNEDGTWPFAGYRMTGLSNTEEKLNSFGRKAPWFLEDRLREGGADYVKARLPLLPFVVVDRNVYTGQNPTSSERLAKRLVADTADPAR
- a CDS encoding MFS transporter encodes the protein MIPKVDAPGNSATLWVVLLTLAAGQFLMALDSSVMNVSIASVADDVGTTVSGIQGAITAYTLVMAMLMIPGGKVGALIGRKRAFMIGCAIYGCGSLTTALAPNLTVLLVGWSFLEGVGAALILPAIVALVAGNFSTQRRPAAYGLVAAAGAVAIALGPLIGGVATTYFSWRWVFAGEVVLVLAILVLARRVADAAPAQRPRVDLIGAVLSALGLGIFVFGVLRSGEWGWFRPNLGAPSWLGVSPVVWLVLAGLFLIWSFLRWEARLVKRGREPLVDPVLLENKQLTGGLTMFFFQYLVQMGVFFVVPLYLSVALGLSALQTGARILPLSLTLLAAAVLIPRLLPNVSPRRVVRVGVVAMFAGAVVLMAALDAHAGPEIVTIPLLLIGLGMGALASQLGSVTVSAEPDEHSAEVGGIQNSVTNLGASIGTALAGSIMIATLTTSFLTSIEQNPAVPDPVKGQADTQLQSGVPFLSDAQLKTALADAGASADVTNAALDANAAARLDGLRAALAILALSALISLFFTHRIPSTQPGGATG
- a CDS encoding cold-shock protein: MAKGTVKWFNAEKGFGFIEQEGGGPDVFAHYSNIATQGFRELQEGQKVEFDVTQGQKGPQAENIRPL